The following is a genomic window from Balneolales bacterium ANBcel1.
GCCAGCGATGCAAATATGGCACCAATGAGAAAATAGGGCCTGCGTCTTCCAAATCGGTTCCAGGTGTTGTCGCTCAGATAGCCAACGATAGGCTGTACGATCAGACCTGTTACCGGAGCGGCAATCCACAAAATGGGAATGGTTTCGACATCGGCACCAAGAGTTTCAAAAATTCGGCTGACATTGGCGTTTTGAAGCGCGAATCCAAACTGAATTCCAAGAAAACCGAAACTCATGTTCCAGATTTGGAAAAAAGACAGGCGGGGTTTCTTCATCGATCTGATTTTGTTGGCTGTTGCAGTAGAATGAAAATGTAAGGGCTTTCATTTGCCTTTGGAGAAGGTAGGGAACTTTAATTCGAAAAAAAATACCCGCACAAAAGAAGGTTCGGACGCAGGTTTGGGAAGGCCATGCGGGGACGAAACATGCGGCGAATGGAGCCTGGAAGATGGAAGCTGACCGACGGATGCCGGCAATCGAACGAAGCGCAGAATGTCTCCGATTTCAAGAAAAACCCTATCAGCGCTAATCCCGAGGAGTGGAAATGCGCGTTTCCAGAAGTTCTATCGCCTGACGGGCGAGGCCTTTCGGATCCAGCCCCATTTCTGCATGCAGCTCCAGCTGGGTGCCGTGTTCGATGACATCATCCGGAACCCCCAGGATTTTCAGAATCGGCCGCTTCTCCTGTTCCATATAATACTCCGCCACAGCCGAACCGAATCCGCCATATTTGGCGGCATCTTCGATGGTAATCACAATGTCGTAACTCCGGGAGGCCCGGTCCAGAAGATCGGTGTCGAGAGGTTTGGCGAAGCGCATATCGTAATGGCCGGCCGATACTCCGGTTTTTTCCAGAAGGCGGATGGCTTCAGGGACATAGTTGCCGATGGTGCCATAACTCATGAAAAGAATGTCGCTGCCTTCTTTCAGGATGTTTCCGGTGCCGGGCCGGATAAGCTCAAATTCACCCTCCAGGGAAATTCCGGTGCCGGAGCCTCTGGGGTAGCGAATGGCGAAAGCTCCATCTTCATAACGTGAAGCGGTGTACATCAGGTTACGCAGGTCCCGCTCGTTCATGGGCGCGGATACAACCATGTTGGGAAGACATCGCAGATAGGCGATATCATACAGGCCGTGGTGTGTTGGGCCGTCGGCGCCGGCGACACCAGCCCGGTCCATGCAAAATACCACCGGGAGTTTTTGAATCGCCACGTCATGAACGACCTGGTCAAATCCCCGCTGCAGAAAGGTTGAATAGATGGCAACGAAAGGCTTCACGCCCCGGGTTGCCAATCCGCCGGCAAAAGTGATGGCATGCTGCTCCGCGATTCCGACATCAAATGCGCGATCCGGAAACCGCTCCATCATTTTGAGCATACTGGTACCGCTGGGCATGGCGGCGGTTATACCGACCAGGCGTTCGTCCTTTTCCGCCAGTTCAATCAGGGTATCGGCAAACACATCCTGGTACTTCGGTGCGGGTGTCGCGGCCGGAGCATGGACGAGCGAATGACCGGTGACTTTGTCGAACGGGCTGCCCGATGCGTGCCATTTCACCTGGTCGCGTTCGGCGGGGGCAAAACCCTTGCCCTTGACGGTTACGATATGCAGCAGTTTGGGTCCACCAACTTTTTTCAGATCGTTGAGCTGACGAACCAGGTTCTTGACATTGTGCCCGTCAACAGGGCCGTAATACTTGAAGCCCAGGGATCGGAACAGGGACCCGGGAGTAAGAGCTGAGGTCAGAGCCGCTTCCATTCGGGAGGCGATTTTCCTCATTTTTTCACCGGCGCCTTTGAAATAGCCCAGCATATCGTACAGATCATCCCGCATCCGGTTGAACGTCTTGGTCGTGGTGATGTCTGCCAGATATTCATTCAGAGCCCCAACATTGGGGTCGATTGACATCCTGTTATCATTCAGGATGACAAGGATATCGCTGTTTTGCACACCGGCATTATTCATTCCCTCAAATGCCAGTCCGGCGGTCATGGCACCGTCACCGATCACGGCAACAACCTGGTTCTCGTCCCGTTTCAGGTCACGGGCAACCGACATGCCCAGTGCCGCAGAGATGGAGGTGCTTGAATGGCCAACTCCAAAAGCATCATAAGGGCTTTCCGAGCGCTTGGGAAAACCGGAGAGCCCGTCGTGTTTTCGGTTGGTGTGGAAAATGTCCCGGCGCCCGGTCAGGATTTTATGGCCATACGCCTGGTGACCGACATCCCAGATCAGTTGATCTTCAGGCGTTTCATAGGCATAATGAAGAGCGGTGGTCAGTTCCACAACACCGAGGCTGGCGCCGAAATGACCTCCGTGAACCGACACGATATCTACAATAAAGTTGCGGAGCTCCTGACAAACCTGGGGTAGTTCATCAGGGGACAGCTTTTTCAGGTCATCCGGACTGTTGATGGTTGATAGAAGGGGTCCGGGTTGTACTGCGCGTTGCTCCATATCATTCCGTATCTTTGCTGGAAACCTGTTCGATGCGCAATTCCGCTTCTTCAAGTTTCTTTGAACACATTTTGGATAATTTCATGCCTTCTTCGTAGAGGTCGATGGCCTTTTCAAGCGGCACATCGTCAGATTCGAGTTCTTTCAGTACTGTTGATAACCTCTCTAAAGCATGTTCAAAATCGAATCGTTCCTTATCCCCGGAGTTATCCATGGCGTTATCAGGTGTGTGAAAAATTTCTGCGATTAAAATAACCAAAAAAAGCGTACAAAGAAGTCGCAATTCGGAACCGGGGTATTGTGCAGATGGTTCGCTTTTTTAGTATAATGCCAACTTAGCTGTCCGCTGAGGTATTATTTACGGCAGGTTGGACACGGTCAAATAATTCGGCTACCCTTGCTACACCAACATATTCTACATTTTATCCGAGACTGGAAAGAAACGGGAGCGGTGATGCCGAGCTCGAAATATCTGGCGCGGGATGCTGTTCGCCGTATCGTTGATCGATTGAAAGAGGAGAACCGGGAACCTGTTTCGATACTGGAACTGGGGCCGGGTACCGGTGCTTTTACCGAACGGATTTTGCCGCGGCTGGCGGAGAAGGATCGCCTGGACACAGTGGAGCTCAACGCCTACTTTTGCAAAATCCTTAGGAGGCGATTTCGGGATAATCCCAAATTTCGGCTTCATCACACAGACTTTCTCTCCTACGAATCCGACCGTCATTACGATTTCGTCATTTCAAGTCTGCCGTATGAAAGCATCCCGTCCCGGGTTACACGGATGATGTGGGAGCAGAAGCTGGATTTTTGCAAACCCGGCGCCTATATCATTTACTACAAGTATGTCAATTTCAATCACTTCAGAAGCCGGTACGAAAAACACCTTGTCCGAAGTTATTGTGAGGATAAAAAGCTGGTTTTTCTGAATATGCCGCCGGCTCAGCTGCTGACGCTCCGCATCGGGGAATCCCGAAATGGAATTAACGGAACAGTGCAAAAACAGATCGGCAGCGAGTCAACGGGGAAGAATGGTGCCAACGGAGCACACAGCGTTTAGAAATCGGAAAAGATTTCGTCCGAGTTCTTCTTTATCCACTTTTTTGCCGCCAGAACATCAGGATAGAACGTTTCAACACAGCGCCAGAAGTCACGGCTGTGATTGAAATGGCGCAAATGGCATAATTCATGGATAATAATGTAGTCCTTAATGGCAGCCGGACACTTTATCAGTCTCCAGTTCAGGGAAATCGTACCGCGCGCCGAGCAGCTCCCCCATTTTGTTTTTTGATTTCTGATGGAGATCCTGGACGGCTGGAAAGGAAGCCGGTTGCTCCAGTAGGCGACCCTGTCCGGTATTTCTTCAACGGCTGTATTACGATAAAACGCCATTACAAGCTCTGGTGACGGAAAGGGGCCGCACCTGTCTTGTGAAGAGCCGTTTCCGGATTCGTGGCGGTAAATGATGTCCTGCCCGTTTTCTACCAGGACGGGTTTACGGAGTTTGTGTACCGGAACGACACGAACCGGTTTTCGATCACCCCGCAGCAACAGCGTCCCCCTGTACCTATCTCTCAACTCATCCAGCATCTGCCGCCGCTGTAATTGCCGGCTCCAGTTTTTGTAAATCCAGCCGCTTTTCTCCTGCACAAACCCGAGCAGCCTTTTTTTTGAGACCGTAGAAGGCCCCGAAACGATGATCCCGTCTTTTCGCACCCGAATTCTCATGGTGCGCTGTCGCTTGCGCCGAATAATGGTGACCGGCGGCAACTCGGACGGATCTGTGAACTTCTGCGTGTGCATGAGTAACTGCGGTGGAGTAACCAGGATGTGGATTGTGTTTATAACTTGGATCCCGCCCGAAACAGCATAGCTCACTTCAACCGGTATAATTCAAGCGCTTCGGCAGCCCGGGCTCTATGGGGATGATCGATTTCGGGAGTTGCGGCTCTGCTGTAGAAATACCGTGCTTCCTCCCTGTTGCCCCTGATGATACTGATTTCTCCCAAAAAGTACAGAGAAGTGATCAGGTTGCGCCTTTCGGCAAAAGGACGCAGAGCTTCCGCCTCCCTGACGGCATGGACGAAGTGACCGGCCGCGTCATCAAAATCTTCGCGCAGGAAGGCAATCTGTCCGAGAACCGTATAAAGCTCTTCCCGAAGCACCGAGATTTCGTGTGAGTGCACATCGTGCCAGTGGTCCAGTGCTTCCTCGATTATGGTTTCGGTCTCGTTGAACCGCTCAAGCAGGAAAAGAGAACGGATATAGAGCCTGCGGAAATAGGTGTTTTCGGGGTAATCAATGTAAAGACTGCTCAAATATGTCAGCGCCCTGTCCGGCTCGCGTTCAAAATGAAGATAGATGTGTCCCAGAAAAAAGGTCGCCTCAGCCTCCATGAAAATACTGTGATCAGCGGCCATTTTCAGCTGTTGCAACCCTTCCTGACGATCCCCCCTCGGAAGCATCCACCCTATCGGCCTTGCAAGCGGATATTCATCCAGAAGAAAAGCGGCAAAATAGCGGTACATGCCGATTCCGAAATTGAGATCGGGGATGTCCGGATGATCCTCTTCGATCGTGAAAAAGTCACGCAAAGCTCTTCGCGCATTGCGGAAACTACGATACCAGCGGTCCCGGTTGGAATAGTAACGCGCCAGCTGTCCATAGGTGATGGAGCGGACAATACGGGCATCCAGGTGGGAGCCATCATCATCAAGAAGCGTGTTGCAGTAGTCTATAAGCTCTTTGGATGCAACAACAAAGGCGTTATCATATGAAGTGTTTTCAAGGTCTATCAATACGGGCCACCAAAGTTCGAGGGACTCCATCATCCTCCAAAGCGGGTGGGCGGGGTAGCGTGTGCGCCATGATTGAAGCTGTTCCCGGGATGCTTCGTATTCACGGTTGTAGTGGAGGCGGATGGCCTGCCGAGAGTCCTGGATGAACGCTTCTTTTAAGAGCAGCGAATGGTTGGTGCCGGTATGATGGTAGTCGCGGGATGTGGTGTGGGCCTGGCCGGCAGGAGGCAGGATCAGCATCAGCATCCCGGTCAGCACCGTCAGCAGAAGGACCAGGCGGGTCATGTCAGCTGCGTGAATCCTGTTCAAGGGGGAGCAGCTTGACCATCTTTCGCAACTCATTAATCTCGTGTTTACGCAGTTTTCTCCATCGTCCGGTTCGAAGGCCCTTTTTTTGAAGCGGACCATATCCGACGCGGTCCAGCCGAACCACTTCGGCACCGAGGGCATCGACCATGCGCCTGACAATATGGTTGCGCCCCTCATGCATACTCAGGGTGACCATGTTCAGGTATTGGGGGTGCCGGCTTGCCCGGTACGCTTTCGCAGGGCCGTCTTCCAGGGCGATACCGGTTCGAATTTTTGTTAACTCATCATCCGTAAGCTCCCTGTTGGTTTCAACTTCGTAGACTTTCCTCACTTTATAGCTTGGATGCATGAGCCGGTTGGCAAGATCGCCGTCGTTGGTAAGCAGAATCAGGCCGGTGGTATTGCGGTCGAGTCTGCCAACGGGATACAGGCGGAGGCCGGTGGCGTCTTCAATGAGGTCCATGACGGTTCGCCGGCCGCGTTCATCACTAGTGGTGGTGATGGTATCACGGGGTTTATTCATCAGGATATATTCAAAAGGCTCAGGCTTGATGGATTGCCCGTCAACGGTGATGCGGTCAGCCGGGTTCACCTGTACCCCCATCTCTTTGCATACCTTTCCGTTGACCCGCACCTTCCCGGCCTTGATGTATTCATCCGCCTCCCGGCGGGAACAGACCCCGGCATGCGCGATGAATTTGTTGAGGCGCAGGCTGGTCGCGCTTTGAGCCGTCGTATCTTCAGAAGCGCGGGATGAGCCGCGGTAGGGAGTGCGGCTCCGGTATCCGCGCCCCGGACTCTCATTTTTGCCGGCGGGGTTTCGCTTTTGCCTACCGCGTTCGGGCACATCGTCGCGATCGGCCGTTTTCCTTGCTCTTCGTTTACTATCGAATTTTCGCTGTGTCAACAGAATTGATTTGAATGGTGATTGGTGGCTACTCCGACGGGCGCTGCTCCTCGCCGGTCTCGTCGGGGGGGCGGTTGCCATTGCTGTCCCTGTTTTCAAACTCCTCGCGAGGCGGCTCTGCTCCGTATTCTGCCGGGGGTGGCGGAAG
Proteins encoded in this region:
- the dxs gene encoding 1-deoxy-D-xylulose-5-phosphate synthase is translated as MEQRAVQPGPLLSTINSPDDLKKLSPDELPQVCQELRNFIVDIVSVHGGHFGASLGVVELTTALHYAYETPEDQLIWDVGHQAYGHKILTGRRDIFHTNRKHDGLSGFPKRSESPYDAFGVGHSSTSISAALGMSVARDLKRDENQVVAVIGDGAMTAGLAFEGMNNAGVQNSDILVILNDNRMSIDPNVGALNEYLADITTTKTFNRMRDDLYDMLGYFKGAGEKMRKIASRMEAALTSALTPGSLFRSLGFKYYGPVDGHNVKNLVRQLNDLKKVGGPKLLHIVTVKGKGFAPAERDQVKWHASGSPFDKVTGHSLVHAPAATPAPKYQDVFADTLIELAEKDERLVGITAAMPSGTSMLKMMERFPDRAFDVGIAEQHAITFAGGLATRGVKPFVAIYSTFLQRGFDQVVHDVAIQKLPVVFCMDRAGVAGADGPTHHGLYDIAYLRCLPNMVVSAPMNERDLRNLMYTASRYEDGAFAIRYPRGSGTGISLEGEFELIRPGTGNILKEGSDILFMSYGTIGNYVPEAIRLLEKTGVSAGHYDMRFAKPLDTDLLDRASRSYDIVITIEDAAKYGGFGSAVAEYYMEQEKRPILKILGVPDDVIEHGTQLELHAEMGLDPKGLARQAIELLETRISTPRD
- the xseB gene encoding exodeoxyribonuclease VII small subunit, translating into MDNSGDKERFDFEHALERLSTVLKELESDDVPLEKAIDLYEEGMKLSKMCSKKLEEAELRIEQVSSKDTE
- a CDS encoding rRNA adenine N-6-methyltransferase family protein; the protein is MPSSKYLARDAVRRIVDRLKEENREPVSILELGPGTGAFTERILPRLAEKDRLDTVELNAYFCKILRRRFRDNPKFRLHHTDFLSYESDRHYDFVISSLPYESIPSRVTRMMWEQKLDFCKPGAYIIYYKYVNFNHFRSRYEKHLVRSYCEDKKLVFLNMPPAQLLTLRIGESRNGINGTVQKQIGSESTGKNGANGAHSV
- a CDS encoding SprT family zinc-dependent metalloprotease, translating into MHTQKFTDPSELPPVTIIRRKRQRTMRIRVRKDGIIVSGPSTVSKKRLLGFVQEKSGWIYKNWSRQLQRRQMLDELRDRYRGTLLLRGDRKPVRVVPVHKLRKPVLVENGQDIIYRHESGNGSSQDRCGPFPSPELVMAFYRNTAVEEIPDRVAYWSNRLPFQPSRISIRNQKTKWGSCSARGTISLNWRLIKCPAAIKDYIIIHELCHLRHFNHSRDFWRCVETFYPDVLAAKKWIKKNSDEIFSDF
- a CDS encoding pseudouridine synthase yields the protein MTQRKFDSKRRARKTADRDDVPERGRQKRNPAGKNESPGRGYRSRTPYRGSSRASEDTTAQSATSLRLNKFIAHAGVCSRREADEYIKAGKVRVNGKVCKEMGVQVNPADRITVDGQSIKPEPFEYILMNKPRDTITTTSDERGRRTVMDLIEDATGLRLYPVGRLDRNTTGLILLTNDGDLANRLMHPSYKVRKVYEVETNRELTDDELTKIRTGIALEDGPAKAYRASRHPQYLNMVTLSMHEGRNHIVRRMVDALGAEVVRLDRVGYGPLQKKGLRTGRWRKLRKHEINELRKMVKLLPLEQDSRS